The following DNA comes from Leptospira neocaledonica.
AACGGAGAGATATCTTTTTAGATAACCTTTTAAAATGAATTTTCGGACCACTGTGTAAAATAAAACTTTTAAGAATGGAGTCCCTGGCCAAAGTTCAGCATCTTGGAACAGAAAAAAAGTAGAAGCAACGTCAGCTGCAGGATCACCTTTTAAAGCTGTCATCCAATCTATAATCACAAAAGAATTCTTAGTAACGATCACATTTTCAGGATGAAAATCCAAATGTAAAACGGAAGATCCTTCGGGTAAATTTTCTATAAATTGTTTTGCGATCTTCTTCTCATCTTTGCTCAAAAAAGAAAGTGGTTCTTTAGAAAGGACTTTAACCGCTTCCGATCTGATATCTTTTAACTTTTTGGCTTGTTTCTTATGCAAACCAAAATGAAGATCCGCGAGTATTTTAGAAAGACTGAAAAAAGTCAGAGGTTTTTTGTCTGGAAGTTTTGTAAGAGAAACCCCATCCAATCTATCAAAGATCAACCCCTGTCTATCTCCGATCTTGACCTTCTCGTAACATTTCATAGAAGTGGCACCCGCAGAAAAAACGATTACAGAATTAGAATATTCGGTTTCTATTTCGGAGGCTGGGATCTCTTTAAGAAATAATTTTAGGATCTTGTCTGGTCCATATTCCGAAATTTCGGCGGACCTACCTATTGCGAGTGACTTTCCAGGACTTGGTCGGTTTGTCTTTTTAACTGGCATGATTCTCTTCTTTATTTATTAGGAAAAAACTGATTCTATACTTAAATATACATGAGCAAGAAGTAATTCCAGGAAACTTAAATAAGTTTGATACCGAATTTTTCAAGAACGTAATTAGAAGAAAGGAAAAGTAAAAGAGTCAGGAGAACGCAAGATCCAAGGGCAGGCCAAAAACCAAACGTAGAATATAGTTTAGGAAAAGCCAAAAACATAGGTAAGGTCGGAATCACAAACCAAAAAGTATAATATGCATGATTTGATATTTTTTCAGGATCAGTTTTTTCAAACTGCAACCATAGTAATGTTAGAATTGTAACCAAAGGAAGAGAAGCAATCAAGGCTCCCACACGATCATTCCTTCGAGCGATTTCCGAAATCAAAACGACTAATGCGGAAGTAACCGCATATTTAAGAATAAGATATAACATAAATCTTGAGAATTATCAAACTAGCAATGTAAGGATTTTTCACAAGTGAATAAATGAAATACGAATTTCTATTTTTTGGCCTTTCTGCTAATTCCTAAAACGGAAATATCATCCTGCTTAGGAGATCCGGCCAAGAATTCATCTAATTTTTTTAATATTTGATCGATACCTTCCCCCATAGGAATTCCTTTTAGGTTTCCGACAATCTCCTCCACCCTCTCTTCTCCGAATTCTTCTTTATGAGAATTCCACTGTTCAAAAAGACCATCCGTAAATAAAATCAGTTTAGAATCTTGTGTAAATTCCATCTCATTGGAAGTATACTTTGTATTCGGGATCACCCCCATAATCCTTCCTGTTTTCTCTAAGGAATGGACCTCTTGGCCTTCGATTAAATACTGGGGCACATGTCCCGCAGAAGAATATCGGATCAAGTTTAGATTTGTGTCAATGTCAACCACAATACAAGTAAAGAATTGATTCAAGTTTTTGAATGTATGCAGGAACTCATTATTTAAATGAAATAAAATTTCGGTAACGCTGTAAATCCCACGTTTTAAGGATTCATAAATTGCTTTTATCGCCATAGTCAAGAGTGCTGCTTGGACCCCATGCCCAGTTGCATCTGCAAGAAACACCCTTGTCAATCCAGGGCGAAGTTCCATGATATCGAAAAAATCCCCCCCGACTTCGGTAAGAGGAAGATATCTCACAGTAATTTCCAATTCTCCTGTGAGTTTATCTTCTTGAGAGATGATACCTGACTGGATTTTTCTCGCAGTAGATAGATCACTCTGAAGTAAACTAAGGTTATGTTCCAGCTCCACAGCTAAAGTTTCTTTTTCCTTAATATTGGTTCTGATCTTATCCAACACTAAATTATATCTTTCCGCGATCTGACCCACTTCCGTAAAAGGTTCTATCGAAAGGTCCTGACTTAAATCTCCGGTTTGTTTTTGATATTCCATTTCCAGGAACAAATCTATCAACTCAGTGGTTGCCCTATGCTCCGTATAATTCAAACCTTGGTATTCGTTTTGTGGAGAAACTCTCAGACTATAAAAGCGATGAATAATAAACAGAAGCGGATAACTTACACCAAAAGAAAGGACCGCACAGGAAACCACTCCTAATAACTGCACAAGAACCTGTGTCGTTCTATCCAGTCCTGTGCCTAAAATGGAAAGATCTCCGAAAAATCCTACCGCCAGAGTTCCCCAAATCCCGGACACAAGATGAACAGGAATAGCTCCGACAGCATCATCTAGTTTAAGTCTGTCCAAAAAGATTCCAGCTTCGAACATTAAAATTCCTGCAACTAGTCCGATTAGTAGCGATTCCAGCGAATTAACTGCATTACAAGGAGCGGTGATTGCCACAAGCCCCGCCAGGGTTCCGTTTAAAGGCAGAGTAGCTTCTGCATATTTCAAACGGATCCAACCGTAGATCAAACTGGAAGCCATTCCTCCGGAAGCGGCAAACATAGTATTCACGATGATCTTTGGAACTTCGGAAGTAAATGCAAGAGTGCTTCCTCCATTAAATCCGATCCATCCGAACCAAAGGATCAAAGTGCCGAGCATTGCGAGCGGAAGATTATGCCCTGTGATCTTTCGAACCGATCCATCCTTGCCGTACTTTCCGGTTCTGTTCCCAATTAAGATCATTGCAGAAAGTCCGACCCATCCACCTACACTATGCACAGCTGTTGAACCTGCAAAATCCATAAAGCCAAGATGAGAAAGCCAACCTGTAAATTGATTCCAATCTTGTAGGTCCCTTCCCCAAACCCAATGACCAAAAACCGGATA
Coding sequences within:
- a CDS encoding aminoglycoside phosphotransferase family protein yields the protein MPVKKTNRPSPGKSLAIGRSAEISEYGPDKILKLFLKEIPASEIETEYSNSVIVFSAGATSMKCYEKVKIGDRQGLIFDRLDGVSLTKLPDKKPLTFFSLSKILADLHFGLHKKQAKKLKDIRSEAVKVLSKEPLSFLSKDEKKIAKQFIENLPEGSSVLHLDFHPENVIVTKNSFVIIDWMTALKGDPAADVASTFFLFQDAELWPGTPFLKVLFYTVVRKFILKGYLKRYLSVSGMDWKDIEKWRLPVLIFRLGLWNIESERAALQEEIREIISSSKAGK
- a CDS encoding DUF3147 family protein, yielding MLYLILKYAVTSALVVLISEIARRNDRVGALIASLPLVTILTLLWLQFEKTDPEKISNHAYYTFWFVIPTLPMFLAFPKLYSTFGFWPALGSCVLLTLLLFLSSNYVLEKFGIKLI
- the amt gene encoding ammonium transporter; translation: MPKTSFDILWIILSSGLVFFMQAGFLCLESGLTRTKNSINVAIKNITDFGIATLVFYSIGFGLMFGTTYYGWVGKDMFFPDFSKTSPEISVFFLFQLMFCGTAATIVSGAVAERMKFGAYIIVTTIISSLIYPVFGHWVWGRDLQDWNQFTGWLSHLGFMDFAGSTAVHSVGGWVGLSAMILIGNRTGKYGKDGSVRKITGHNLPLAMLGTLILWFGWIGFNGGSTLAFTSEVPKIIVNTMFAASGGMASSLIYGWIRLKYAEATLPLNGTLAGLVAITAPCNAVNSLESLLIGLVAGILMFEAGIFLDRLKLDDAVGAIPVHLVSGIWGTLAVGFFGDLSILGTGLDRTTQVLVQLLGVVSCAVLSFGVSYPLLFIIHRFYSLRVSPQNEYQGLNYTEHRATTELIDLFLEMEYQKQTGDLSQDLSIEPFTEVGQIAERYNLVLDKIRTNIKEKETLAVELEHNLSLLQSDLSTARKIQSGIISQEDKLTGELEITVRYLPLTEVGGDFFDIMELRPGLTRVFLADATGHGVQAALLTMAIKAIYESLKRGIYSVTEILFHLNNEFLHTFKNLNQFFTCIVVDIDTNLNLIRYSSAGHVPQYLIEGQEVHSLEKTGRIMGVIPNTKYTSNEMEFTQDSKLILFTDGLFEQWNSHKEEFGEERVEEIVGNLKGIPMGEGIDQILKKLDEFLAGSPKQDDISVLGISRKAKK